One window of the Sulfitobacter alexandrii genome contains the following:
- a CDS encoding DUF5333 domain-containing protein: MRLMMTALLGLGLLAAPVSAKPPLREVAAIDDALLDVGIADAIRDHCPTIEARLIKATAFLWRLKGQANDLGYTDAEIDAYRKSDAEKERLKARGRAFFKARGVDTSDPQSYCALGLEEIQKQSRIGSLLRAK, encoded by the coding sequence ATGCGTTTGATGATGACCGCCCTGTTGGGCCTCGGCCTGCTGGCCGCCCCCGTATCCGCAAAGCCGCCGCTGCGCGAAGTGGCGGCGATCGATGATGCCCTGCTGGACGTGGGCATCGCCGATGCCATCCGCGATCATTGTCCCACGATCGAGGCGCGGCTCATCAAGGCGACCGCGTTTCTGTGGCGGCTGAAGGGTCAGGCGAACGACCTCGGCTATACCGACGCCGAAATTGACGCCTATCGCAAAAGCGATGCGGAAAAAGAGCGGCTGAAGGCCAGGGGGCGGGCGTTTTTCAAGGCGAGGGGGGTCGATACTTCCGATCCGCAAAGCTATTGTGCGCTCGGACTCGAAGAGATTCAAAAACAGAGCCGGATCGGTTCGTTACTGAGAGCAAAGTGA
- the nuoG gene encoding NADH-quinone oxidoreductase subunit NuoG yields MSDLRKIIIDGKEIETDGAMTLIQACEQAGIEIPRFCYHERLSIAGNCRMCLVEVVGGPPKPAASCAMQVRDLRPGPEGQPPVVKTNSPMVKKAREGVMEFLLINHPLDCPICDQGGECDLQDQAMAYGVDFSRYREPKRATEDLDLGPLVGTHMTRCISCTRCVRFTTEVAGVHKMGQTGRGEDAEITSYLGETLDSNLQGNIIDLCPVGALVSKPYAFTARPWELTKTESIDVMDALGSNIRVDTKGREVMRILPRNHDGVNEEWISDKTRFVWDGLRRQRLDTPYIRENGKLRKAEWPEALAAAAAAMKGKKVAGLVGDLVSVEAAYALKQLVEGQGGIVECRTDGAKLPAGNRSAYVGTATIEDIDTAKAILLVGTNPAVEAPVLNARIRKAWTRGANVGLIGEAGDLTYDYHHVGTGPDAFAGLDDSGFDPATDGPSLVIVGQGALARDDGDAVLAQAMAVAEKSQAKLLILHTAASRVGAMDVGCTAEGGIADALKADVIYNLGADEGDIPAGPFVIYQGSHGDRGAHRADIILPGAAYTEESGLFVNTEGRPQVAQRASFAPGQAKENWAILRALSAEMDATLPFDSLAALRRALVDAVPHLGDVDMVAENDWQPLERGEFDSAPFGAAIADFYLSNPIARASQLMAELSANAAARRANPMAAE; encoded by the coding sequence ATGAGCGACCTGCGCAAGATCATCATTGATGGCAAGGAAATCGAAACCGATGGCGCGATGACGCTCATCCAGGCGTGCGAGCAAGCGGGGATCGAGATCCCGCGTTTCTGCTATCACGAGCGGCTTTCGATCGCCGGCAACTGCCGCATGTGTCTGGTGGAGGTCGTGGGCGGCCCGCCGAAGCCGGCGGCAAGCTGCGCGATGCAGGTCAGGGACCTGCGCCCGGGGCCGGAAGGTCAGCCGCCGGTGGTCAAGACGAATTCGCCGATGGTGAAGAAGGCCCGCGAGGGGGTGATGGAGTTCCTGCTCATCAACCACCCGCTCGACTGTCCGATCTGCGACCAGGGCGGCGAATGCGACCTGCAGGATCAGGCGATGGCCTACGGGGTCGATTTCTCGCGCTACCGTGAACCCAAGCGGGCGACCGAAGACCTCGATCTCGGGCCGCTGGTGGGCACGCACATGACGCGCTGCATCTCCTGCACGCGCTGCGTGCGTTTCACGACCGAGGTCGCGGGCGTGCACAAGATGGGGCAGACCGGCCGCGGCGAGGATGCCGAGATCACCAGCTACCTTGGCGAGACACTGGACAGCAACCTGCAGGGCAACATCATCGACCTCTGCCCGGTGGGCGCGCTGGTCAGCAAACCTTACGCCTTTACCGCGCGTCCCTGGGAACTGACCAAGACCGAATCCATCGACGTGATGGATGCACTGGGATCGAACATCCGGGTGGATACGAAGGGCCGCGAAGTGATGCGGATCCTGCCGCGCAACCATGACGGCGTGAACGAGGAATGGATCTCGGACAAGACCCGCTTTGTCTGGGACGGCCTGCGCCGTCAACGTCTGGATACCCCCTATATTCGCGAGAACGGCAAGCTGCGCAAAGCCGAGTGGCCCGAGGCGCTGGCGGCGGCGGCCGCCGCGATGAAGGGCAAAAAGGTCGCCGGTCTGGTCGGCGATCTGGTGTCGGTCGAGGCGGCCTATGCCTTGAAACAGCTTGTCGAAGGGCAGGGCGGTATCGTCGAATGCCGCACCGACGGGGCCAAGCTGCCCGCGGGCAACCGCTCGGCCTATGTCGGAACGGCGACGATCGAGGATATCGACACGGCCAAGGCGATCCTTCTGGTCGGCACCAACCCCGCGGTCGAAGCGCCGGTGCTGAACGCGCGCATCCGCAAGGCGTGGACGCGGGGGGCGAATGTCGGCCTGATCGGCGAGGCGGGCGATCTGACCTATGACTATCATCACGTGGGCACCGGGCCGGATGCTTTCGCGGGGCTCGACGACAGCGGCTTCGATCCCGCCACCGACGGGCCGTCGCTGGTCATCGTCGGGCAGGGCGCGCTTGCCCGTGACGACGGCGACGCGGTTCTGGCGCAGGCGATGGCCGTGGCGGAGAAATCGCAGGCCAAATTGCTGATCCTTCACACCGCCGCGTCGCGCGTCGGCGCGATGGATGTCGGCTGCACGGCCGAGGGCGGGATCGCCGACGCGCTCAAGGCCGATGTGATCTACAACCTCGGGGCGGACGAGGGCGACATCCCCGCCGGACCCTTCGTGATCTATCAGGGCAGCCACGGCGACCGGGGCGCGCACCGCGCCGACATCATCCTGCCGGGTGCGGCCTATACCGAGGAATCGGGCCTGTTCGTGAATACCGAAGGCCGCCCGCAGGTCGCGCAACGCGCCAGCTTTGCCCCCGGTCAGGCCAAGGAAAACTGGGCCATCCTGCGCGCCCTGAGTGCCGAGATGGACGCGACGCTGCCGTTCGATTCCCTTGCGGCCCTGCGCCGGGCGTTGGTGGATGCGGTGCCCCATCTGGGTGACGTGGACATGGTGGCCGAGAACGACTGGCAGCCGCTTGAGCGAGGCGAGTTCGACAGCGCACCTTTCGGGGCGGCGATTGCCGACTTCTACCTGTCCAATCCGATCGCGCGGGCCAGCCAGCTGATGGCCGAGCTGTCGGCCAATGCGGCGGCCCGTCGGGCCAATCCCATGGCGGCGGAGTGA
- the nuoH gene encoding NADH-quinone oxidoreductase subunit NuoH: MADFFTNTGLGIGLLVTGQVLLILLPLLLCLAFLMYADRKIWAAVQMRRGPNVVGVFGLLQSFADLLKYVVKEVVIPAGADRAVFLLAPMVSLVMALIAWAVIPFNDGWVLSDINVAILYVFAISSLEVYGVIMGGWASNSKYPFLGSLRSAAQMISYEVSIGLIIIGVIISTGSMNFSAIVAAQEGAGGIFNWYFLPHFPMLILFFISALAETNRPPFDLPEAESELVAGYQVEYSSTPFLLFMIGELVAVVLMCALVSLLFLGGWLSPIPFLPDGFLWMFLKMLLVFFMFSMVKAITPRYRYDQLMRLGWKVFLPFSLFWVVFVAFAAKFEWFWGIYARWPVGG; this comes from the coding sequence ATGGCTGACTTCTTTACGAACACGGGGTTGGGGATCGGGCTGCTGGTCACGGGACAGGTCCTTCTGATCCTGCTGCCGCTGCTGCTTTGCCTGGCTTTCCTGATGTACGCCGACCGCAAGATCTGGGCCGCCGTGCAGATGCGCCGCGGGCCCAACGTGGTGGGCGTCTTCGGCCTGCTGCAAAGCTTTGCCGACCTTCTGAAATACGTGGTCAAGGAAGTGGTGATTCCCGCTGGTGCCGACCGGGCGGTGTTCCTGCTCGCCCCGATGGTCAGCCTCGTGATGGCGCTGATTGCCTGGGCGGTGATTCCGTTCAACGACGGCTGGGTGCTGTCGGACATCAACGTCGCGATCCTGTACGTGTTCGCCATTTCCTCGCTCGAGGTCTACGGCGTCATCATGGGCGGCTGGGCGTCGAACTCGAAATATCCGTTTCTCGGCTCGCTGCGCTCCGCCGCGCAGATGATCTCCTACGAGGTGTCGATCGGTCTCATCATCATCGGGGTCATCATCTCGACCGGGTCGATGAACTTCTCGGCCATCGTCGCGGCGCAGGAAGGGGCCGGAGGCATCTTCAACTGGTATTTCCTGCCGCACTTCCCGATGCTGATCCTTTTCTTCATCTCGGCCCTGGCCGAGACGAACCGCCCGCCGTTCGACCTTCCGGAAGCTGAATCGGAACTGGTTGCGGGCTATCAGGTCGAGTATTCATCGACCCCGTTCCTGCTGTTCATGATCGGTGAACTGGTCGCCGTCGTGCTGATGTGCGCGCTGGTGTCGCTGCTGTTCCTCGGCGGCTGGCTGTCGCCCATCCCGTTCCTGCCGGACGGGTTCCTGTGGATGTTCCTGAAGATGCTGCTGGTGTTCTTCATGTTCTCCATGGTCAAGGCAATCACCCCGCGCTACCGCTACGATCAGCTGATGCGCCTTGGCTGGAAGGTGTTCCTCCCGTTCTCCCTGTTCTGGGTGGTGTTC